A window of the Dunckerocampus dactyliophorus isolate RoL2022-P2 chromosome 19, RoL_Ddac_1.1, whole genome shotgun sequence genome harbors these coding sequences:
- the rev3l gene encoding DNA polymerase zeta catalytic subunit isoform X2: MFAVRIVTADYYLASPIQDLDVCYSDFRESGVKKVPVVRVFGATPAGQKTCLHLHGVFPYIYIPYDGHGQQPERYLRQVAFSIDRALNIAMGNPASNAQHIFKVVLVSGMPFYGYHAKEKHFMKIYLYNPQMVKRVCELLQSGAVMNKIYQPHEGHIPYLLQLFIDYNLYGMNLLNLAAVKFRRSLNRDDVPPDPDRQTPSSHSTISPWKSPSTSKLNDSTLGGTFVRWEENAIPCSLFLEEVERQSTCELEVDAVAVDVLNRLEIENQIGRNPGLQGIWEDEKQRRREKNKDSQIETPESQDRGFVCSTESEQIFLNKLKEILKDNEFDVTQASTIGDGEDFSDLTLHSSLHLTPEEVQCTPASAVEVHKDSEPEFVRSSGQIPAEAVVDEEAILSVLENSQNFAQHSQTSNNPSPLDSSQDRAVIDLLAGLADDGFCWTPVLHNSQSHSRTGAKSYDYNSDEEEARPELDKEEEELSVTMSQQWDKEPPESSFLPRPGVKETEDSLSDEQQESSDEDIEWSANNSLFNLSIPQLDGAADESSDSSLTDSGSRTQSSLIVTEKIIVKRNPFPGEIVHLEPPSTAKIFLECKLPEHRPVHVLDTEQPLDKHFQSKSRQDSSSECSAGLKVNKEIPYIPPVKHPIPCKTISHPEVPAMCVDKEDIRPVYSYDKKASLALDNTDLESFQFSNSKITNRRKNYSSMKNVETNCLSILQNHRAFSLCYSELRNCSTKTDLELSQMDRNSPLLKSALQEDVFPNPQEGETSQDSDEEDVGELKIRYEDYQENKTEKTIVAQQEAHYKFFPSVILSNCLHRKKVSSKKLLEPCSKPEQSQNRRPRLKVNKKRISGPKNKLNVDESSTSDSQVSVGCTSVTPDHPGIGDTEMLVCEDNSTQESVLDEPVLEGESLTKGDPEIVARSVTEQAEQLPLPTAMDTAPALSFSEDAKDTAEDSLSLLQDLDAKVTCTNPSSLPGSKYTLRTKRKMIYDGDDGEYVGATRSKNPAYVKERLKGRNVRSGQELKYQKRRKKEPPIIIKYIIINRFKGQKNMLVKMCKVNADEQRVTLTKDKLDEYSKLAPLKDFWPKVAESTAVEFPVMEAKAKKQHKRKSKVNSTNTKTVNSVSKFQVGLGEMVKRTKGSERSQCLPSLPPPQPCYCELADDHNSDYTDVMLELGYLSDRAPSPTDSTPPRCWSPTDPVMDTRTSKQKQLINPLSDPCLSFAHQMPPLPTKKAQKRHKMSKPKKSTDSKRKVKMNTIKPLEENPKQDNSQTSKANPRQRRKAMGTVEKINSSANTSRPKWSNKRKSMDSKSHNEKKDVSQVLFPEDNSSPSENPVNIDNNHEQTTTKLTVQSVEPKFEDCEISIMETNQKMPPQVQTKQQGCQTTVVKVEPCMEDLKASSLSQTPSLEDRKDAQLAKASPQSGLKNGQVPGLSQTHCSLSVLRKLYQKSQRGQTQVGGDVNSSTVVAQAGADLITKQAKSRKATPRKPLTTKSIIPKDVKPRIRKTKPNNTQPALSGKEEAIMLDDCLFIPSDPDMDSCNLIEDSLSPELPDNCSFDINAIDQTEFSSPYSGTQFVLTDKNLPLKFLSDANQENVSAQALGFGKKLDRLSGPGEDLKQEFDWHRFKPSSTEDGECTTNQLTFIDSDKFQKRDCQLSSGSAQTLSPFQDFYCERKELLFSACDPVLPLPLSSASFVSHEGSPTGEFLECMDGFTSPTPSSSPRSVSSISQVRASQMLRGPGGGAHFLKPLMSPPSREEILSTLLDLEISEATFQEPFCSDPSDAPGKPMEVGGRQLTVGTRLANDLKEFSGELCLEGLHFWKTAFSAMTHPDAAPISSLQAQRAHTSKEQTMSDPSSASDKQVILLPCKSAPSREHVQLWLEARKQYETLRKGIRDADLLKKERVAVHGDASPSTTESTVASCSTSVLSLCGKPIRTQRRRKRNLSLILPPPKIPGYPCNSADVSPISKEGSVNLEEDNENPEKNKTSSPESPELPTWQQPSSVSATDGFNQTRLSENSPEPLSPEPSLERLGKSSPSFLHVREEETINSQHLHSTPCLKRHRRSSEDHAPVCSTPISHDDPVAQRIQQRRRSQAEPLRRVLLNTQMKNHFAALNVPKRDNSQIEGPSIVNTYGFKVSMQNLQDAKALHEVQYLTLMGMELHARTRRDLEPDPEFDPICALFYCLTSDAPLPDVDLCQLTGAIVVHKDGNGCDPGHRATAPLLVRSAVSGLQVTYAADEKMLFQELVAIMRKFDPDILFGYEVQMHSWGYLLQRAAVVGVDLCQQLSRVPGDSRDNRFTSDRDEYGADTMTEINVIGRIILNMWRVMKTEVTLNNYSFENVAFHVLHQRFPHYSPRTLSDWFDHSTDLYRWKVVDHYVSRMQGTMQILQQHDIIGRTSELARLFGIQFFHVLTRGSQVPGQTSP, encoded by the exons GCCTTTCTACGGCTACCACGCCAAAGAGAAGCACTTTATGAAGATCTATCTGTACAATCCTCAGATGGTCAAAAG GGTTTGCGAGCTGTTGCAGAGTGGAGCAGTGATGAACAAGATTTACCAGCCCCACGAAGGCCACATCCCTTACCTGCTGCAGCTCTTCATCGACTATAACCTGTACGGCATGAACCTGCTCAACCTCGCAGCCGTCAAGTTCCGCAGGAGCCTCAACAGAG acgaTGTGCCACCAGACCCAGACAGGCAGACTCCCAGCAGTCATTCCACCATCAGCCCCTGGAAGAGTCCCTCCACATCCAAACTAAATGACAGCACCCTTGGGGGCACCTTTGTTCGCTGGGAGGAGAATGCCATTCCTTG CTCCCTGTTCCTTGAGGAGGTGGAGAGGCAGAGCACCTGTGAGCTGGAGGTTGATGCGGTTGCCGTAGACGTCCTCAATCGTCTCGAGATTGAGA ATCAGATTGGAAGGAACCCCGGTCTACAAGGAATCTGGGAAGATGAGAAGCAGCGGAGGAGAGAAAAGAACAAGGACTCTCAGATAGAAACCCCAGAGTCACAAG ATCGTGGCTTTGTCTGTTCAACTGAGAGTGAACAAATCTTCCTGAATAAATTGAAGGAGATTCTGAAGGACAACGAGTTTGACGT GACGCAGGCGTCCACTATTGGGGATGGAGAGGATTTCAGTGATCTTACCCTTCATTCTTCTCTTCATTTGACACCAGAAGAAGTGCAGTGTACACCTGCTTCAGCTGTGGAGGTGCACAAGGACTCTGAGCCag AATTTGTGAGAAGTAGTGGTCAAATCCCAGCCGAGGCTGTTGTTGATGAGGAGGCCATTTTAAGTGTCCTGGAGAACAGTCAGAACTTTGCACAGCACTCTCAGACGTCCAACAACCCATCCCCATTAG ACAGCAGCCAAGACCGAGCCGTCATTGATTTGCTGGCAGGCCTAGCAGATGATGGTTTCTGCTGGACTCCCGTTTTGCACAATTCACAGTCCCATTCCCGTACTGGTGCTAAGAGCTACGACTACAACAGCGACGAAGAGGAGGCAAGACCAGAGCTGGACAAGGAAGAGGAAGAGCTTAGCGTGACCATGTCACAGCAATGGGACAAGGAGCCGCCTGAAAGCTCTTTTTTGCCAAG GCCTGGTGTCAAGGAGACAGAGGACAGCCTCAGTGATGAGCAACAGGAGTCCTCAGACGAAGACATTGAGTGGAGTGCAAATAATTCTTTATTTAACCTGTCCATCCCCCAGCTGGACGGGGCAGCCGACGAGAGCAGCG ATTCATCCTTAACAGACAGTGGCTCTCGGACGCAGTCTTCTCTCATAGTCACAGAGAAGATAATCGTGAAAAGGAATCCCTTTCCTGGAGAGATTGTCCACCTTGAACCCCCCTCCACAGCTAAGATCTTTCTGGAGTGTAAGCTCCCCGAGCACAGACCAGTTCATGTTCTGGACACGGAGCAACCGCTCGACAAGCACTTTCAGTCCAAGAGCCGTCAGGACAGCAGTAGTGAATGTTCAGCAGGCTTAAAGGTTAATAAAGAAATTCCTTACATCCCGCCTGTTAAACACCCAATCCCCTGCAAAACAATCAGTCACCCAGAGGTGCCTGCCATGTGTGTCGACAAAGAGGACATTCGACCCGTGTACAGCTATGACAAGAAAGCATCTTTAGCTTTGGATAACACCGACCTTGAAAGTTTCCAGTTTAGCAACAGTAAGATCACAAATAGAAGAAAGAATTACAGCAGCATGAAGAATGTAGAAACCAACTGTCTGTCAATCCTTCAGAACCACAGGGCCTTCTCTCTCTGCTACTCTGAGCTGAGGAACTGCTCAACCAAGACGGACCTTGAACTTAGCCAGATGGACAGAAATAGCCCCCTCCTGAAATCAGCACTACAAGAGGATGTTTTCCCCAATCCTCAGGAAGGGGAGACGAGTCAAGATAGTGACGAGGAAGATGTTGGTGAGCTGAAAATAAGGTATGAGGACTATCaggaaaataagacagaaaaaaCTATTGTTGCCCAGCAGGAAGCACACTACAAATTTTTCCCAAGTGTAATTCTCTCCAACTGCCTACATAGGAAGAAAGTTAGCAGCAAAAAGCTTCTTGAGCCATGCAGCAAGCCGGAGCAGTCCCAAAATCGCAGGCCGAggctaaaagtcaataaaaagaGAATTTCAGGCCCAAAGAACAAGTTGAACGTAGATGAAAGCTCTACATCCGACAGCCAAGTCAGCGTTGGCTGCACCTCTGTCACTCCTGATCATCCAGGGATTGGTGACACAGAAATGCTAGTTTGTGAGGATAATTCTACACAAGAGTCCGTCTTAGATGAGCCGGTCCTAGAGGGAGAGTCGCTCACAAAAGGTGACCCGGAAATTGTGGCGAGATCTGTAACGGAACAGGCAGAACAGCTTCCATTGCCCACCGCCATGGACACAGCCCCAGCTCTCAGTTTTTCAGAGGACGCTAAAGACACAGCAGAAGACAGTTTAAGCCTCCTGCAAGATTTGGATGCTAAAGTCACTTGTACGAACCCCTCCTCCCTGCCTGGTAGTAAATACACCCTGAGGACCAAACGGAAGATGATTTATGATGGTGACGATGGGGAATACGTAGGTGCCACCCGGTCTAAAAACCCAGCCTACGTGAAAGAACGTCTCAAAGGCCGCAATGTCCGAAGTGGGCAGGAGCTAAAATACCAGAAACGACGTAAGAAGGAACCCCCTATCATCATTAAGTACATTATTATCAACAGGTTCAAAGGACAGAAAAACATGTTGGTGAAAATGTGCAAAGTCAATGCAGACGAGCAGAGAGTAACACTAACAAAGGACAAGTTGGATGAGTACAGTAAACTGGCTCCTCTGAAGGATTTCTGGCCAAAGGTGGCAGAGTCTACTGCAGTTGAGTTCCCGGTCATggaggcaaaggcaaaaaaacaacacaaacggAAGTCTAAAGTCAACTCTACAAATACAAAAACTGTGAACAGCGTCTCTAAATTTCAAGTCGGATTGGGTGAAATGGTGAAAAGAACCAAGGGCTCTGAAAGGAGCCAATGTTTACCCTCTCTACCACCTCCTCAACCATGTTACTGTGAGCTGGCAGATGACCATAACAGTGATTATACTGATGTTATGTTGGAGCTAGGCTATCTCTCTGACAGAGCACCTAGCCCAACAGACTCAACACCCCCTCGCTGTTGGTCTCCAACAGATCCCGTCATGGACACCAGGACTTCAAAGCAAAAGCAATTAATAAACCCACTCAGTGATCCATGCCTTAGTTTTGCTCATCAAATGCCACCTTTACCAACCAAAAAAGCTCAAAAGAGGCATAAAATGTCCAAACCTAAGAAATCAACAGATTCTAAAAGGAAAGTCAAGATGAATACTATTAAGCCACTAGAAGAAAATCCAAAACAAGACAACTCACAAACCAGCAAAGCTAATCCTAGACAGAGAAGGAAAGCCATGGGGACAgttgaaaaaataaacagctcAGCAAACACCTCAAGACCTAAATGGTCAAACAAAAGGAAGTCCATGGATTCTAAAAGTCATAACGAAAAGAAAGATGTGTCACAGGTACTTTTCCCAGAAGACAATTCATCTCCATCTGAAAATCCAGTGAATATAGATAACAATCACGAGCAGACAACAACTAAACTCACAGTCCAGTCAGTAGAACCAAAGTTTGAAGACTGTGAGATTTCTATCATGGAGACCAACCAAAAGATGCCGCCACAGGTTCAGACAAAGCAGCAAGGTTGTCAGACCACTGTAGTAAAGGTAGAACCTTGCATGGAAGACTTGAAAGCTTCATCACTGTCGCAGACACCCTCACTGGAAGACAGAAAAGACGCTCAACTAGCAAAAGCCTCCCCACAGTCAGGCCTGAAGAACGGACAGGTTCCCGGTCTCTCTCAGACCCACTGTAGCTTGTCTGTCCTCAGGAAACTTTACCAAAAGAGTCAACGTGGTCAGACACAAGTGGGCGGTGATGTCAACTCTTCCACTGTTGTAGCTCAGGCAGGAGCAGACCTGATAACAAAACAAGCCAAATCAAGAAAAGCCACGCCAAGGAAACCCTTGACCACCAAATCTATTATCCCCAAGGATGTAAAACCCAGGATAAGAAAAACCAAGCCAAACAACACCCAGCCTGCTTTGTCAGGGAAGGAGGAGGCCATCATGTTAGATGACTGCTTGTTCATTCCGTCCGACCCAGACATGGACAGTTGCAACTTGATAGAAGACAGCTTGTCCCCGGAGCTGCCTGATAACTGTTCCTTTGATATAAATGCCATTGATCAGACGGAATTCTCCAGCCCATACAGTGGCACACAGTTTGTCCTGACTGATAAAAATTTACCTCTTAAGTTTTTGAGTGATGCCAATCAGGAAAACGTTTCTGCCCAGGCACTGGGCTTTGGGAAAAAGTTGGATAGGCTATCAGGTCCTGGGGAGGATCTGAAACAGGAGTTTGACTGGCACAGGTTCAAGCCGTCTAGCACTGAAGATGGGGAGTGTACTACAAACCAACTCACCTTCATTGACTCTGACAAATTCCAGAAGAGAGATTGCCAATTGTCTTCAGGCAGTGCCCAAACCCTCAGCCCCTTTCAAGATTTCTACTGTGAAAGAAAAGAGCTCCTGTTTTCAGCCTGTGATCCTGTGCTACCACTGCCTTTAAGCTCTGCTTCGTTTGTCAGCCACGAGGGCTCTCCGACAGGCGAGTTTCTggaatgcatggatggatttaCATCCCCCACGCCAAGTAGCTCTCCTCGCTCCGTCAGCTCAATCTCTCAGGTGAGGGCAAGCCAGATGCTGCGGGGACCAGGGGGAGGAGCCCACTTTCTGAAGCCCCTCATGTCCCCTCCAAGCAGGGAGGAGATCCTCAGCACTCTGTTGGACCTGGAGATATCAGAGGCCACCTTTCAGGAGCCCTTCTGCAGCGACCCCTCTGATGCCCCAGGAAAACCAAT GGAGGTTGGTGGTCGTCAGCTAACAGTGGGAACGAGGCTCGCAAATGACCTAAAAGAGTTCAGCGGAGAACTGTGTCTGGAGGGCCTGCATTTCTGGAAGACGGCCTTCTCGGCCATGACACACCCTGACGCTGCCCCTATATCATCTCTGCAAGCCCAGAGAGCGCACACAAGTAAAGAACAGACTATGAGTGACCCATCCTCAGCCAGCGACAAACAGGTCATCCTTTTGCCCTGCAAAAGCGCGCCAAGTCGAGAACATGTGCAGCTGTGGTTGGAAGCCAGGAAGCAGTATGAGACTTTGCGAAAAGGCATAAGAGACGCAGATTTGCTAAAGAAGGAGAGGGTGGCCGTGCACGGGGATGCAAGCCCGAGCACAACTGAGTCGACTGTTGCCAGCTGTTCCACATCTGTACTAAGCCTGTGTGGAAAGCCCATCAGAACCCAAAGGAGAAGGAAACGTAACCTTTCACTAATCCTGCCTCCTCCAAAGATTCCAGGCTACCCTTGTAACTCTGCAGACGTCAGTCCAATATCAAAAGAAGGTTCTGTCAATCTTGAAGAGGATAAtgaaaatccagaaaaaaataaaaccagctCTCCAGAGTCCCCAGAGCTTCCCACATGGCAGCAACCCAGCAGTGTGTCAGCCACTGACGGCTTCAACCAAACCAGGCTGAGTGAAAACTCTCCTGAGCCATTATCGCCTGAGCCCTCCTTGGAAAGACTGGGCAAGAGTAGCCCCTCATTTCTCCACGTCCGAGAAGAGGAGACGATAAACTCCCAACACCTTCACAGCACTCCTTGTTTAAAGAGGCACCGAAGAAGCAGTGAAGATCATGCACCTGTATGCAGCACCCCTATATCTCATG ATGACCCTGTTGCTCAGAGAATCCAGCAGAGGAGGAGAAGCCAAGCTGAGCCTCTGAGAAGAGTGCTACTTAACACACAGATGAAG AACCACTTTGCTGCTCTGAATGTTCCGAAAAGAGACAATTCTCAGATTGAAGGTCCCAGCATCGTCAACACTTATGGCTTCAAAGTCAGCATGCAAAACCTGCAGGATGCCAAAGCTCTGCATGAG GTCCAGTACCTCACACTGATGGGCATGGAACTCCACGCACGTACTCGACGTGACCTCGAACCTGACCCTGAGTTTGATCCCATATGTGCCTTATTTTACTGCCTCACTTCTGACGCTCCCTTGCCAGACGTAGACTTGTGCCAGCTGACGGGCGCCATCGTGGTGCATAAAGACGGCAACGGCTGTGACCCAG GTCACAGAGCAACAGCGCCCCTGCTGGTCAGGTCCGCCGTCTCTGGGCTGCAGGTGACATACGCTGCAGATGAGAAGATGCTGTTTCAAGAACTGGTCGCAATCATGAGAAA ATTTGACCCAGATATCCTGTTTGGGTACGAGGTGCAGATGCACTCATGGGGATACCTTCTTCAGCGGGCTGCAGTTGTTGGAGTGGACCTTTGTCAGCAACTGTCAAGAGTTCCCG GTGACTCCAGAGACAACCGCTTCACGTCAGACAGGGATGAGTACGGGGCGGACACCATGACTGAGATCAACGTCATTGGACGCATCATCCTCAACATGTGGAGAGTCATGAAGACAGAG